The nucleotide window ttaatactaatttCATCACTCTAAATTAAcacttgacttttttttttcttctatccttcactaatatatttttcttaacaaGTATGAAATGACTCTctatataatactccctccgtcccaaattatatgtcactttagaaaaaatatttgtcccaaattgtatgttgctttacaataccaatgaaaaattaatgttacttttcatattatatcttaactatttattactctctcttcttccaattccttcatttatcttttccatatcatttattgaggacaattttgtaaaacaactcataatatctcgttcccacacaatattaattacatttcttaatatgtgtgaaatgctcaaaacgtcatacaatttgggacggagggagtagcacTATTACTTTAGCTAAACCCACTAAACATTTGTCTTTAAATTTCCACTTTACACCTTgtttaatatttgtttgtttgtttcacTTTCCGCAAAAAGGAAATTGTTGcatattcctaaaaaaaaaaaaaaaaaatagaaattgaatTGGGGAAAAATCTATAATTTCCGTTGAGTAAATATTCAATTtccctcctgaaattgtaagtttcatcaattacccctctgaaattaacaaaatttcaattaccccctgaaatttcacaacgttagtcaatttaccccttccgttaaatttttctgttagtgaacatgacgttttgcaaatacccccagaagttttgcacttatgtgcaaaatgccctccaaacttaaaaatttatattattttttttattaaaaacaaacaattaatagttaaatattaaaactaactattaattttggaatttgggaaaactacatgcatatatacatcaaaataggctccaaaatggggaaaaatatgtattttttaaagtgacaataatgagatgatttgtagattaatattgggggttgtgtagtttaaatggtttgagcaaattgttgaaggagttggaggagttaaaagactaaggtagtgaaggagaaaatataaatttaaatctgattattaatttgtttataaacctctaaaaataataatttgtctattagaaataacaattattgtcactttaaaaatacatatttttttctattttgatgtatatatgtatgtagtttttccaaactccaaaattaatagttagctttaatatttaactattaattgtttgtttttaagaaaaaaaaatataaatttttaagtttggggggcattttgcacataattgcaaaacttcagggggtatttgcaaaacgtcatgttcactaacagaaaaatttgacggagggggtaaattgactaacgttgtgtggtaattgaagttttgttaatttcaggaggaTAAGTGATGAAACTTACCATTTCAaaggggaaattgactatttactcaatttcCGTTGAAGCTCTGACTATCAAtcaatcaccaacaacaacagctTGCGTCTTCTTCTACCGCTTACCAAGCAAGCAAGTGCCGCTCACTCACGCCCAAATGTCTTCATGCTGCGCCAGGTTTCGATCTTCTACCAATCCCATTTCTCTTTTTCCCTTCTTAAGAATAAGATTATACTCTCACTcttcattcaattcaaataaTCTTGATAATGTTGTTTCTTCATTCAATCATATGCTTCATATGAATCCCACTCCATCGATTATTGAATTTAACAAGATATTAGGTTCCCTTGTTAAGTCTAACAACAATCATTACCCTACTGCTATTTCCCTTTTTCATCAATTGGAATTTCATGGAATTACACCTGATATTGTTACTTTCAATATTCTCATTAATTGTTACTGCCATCTTTGGGAAATGGATTTTGCCTTTTCTCTATTCGGGAAGATTCTCAAGGTTGGGTTTCAGCCGAATACCATTACCTTTAATACTCTTATCAATGGTTTGTGTGTTAATGGTAAGGTCAAGGAGGCTCTGCACTTTCACGATCATGTGATTTCACTTGGATTCCACTTGGACCAAGTTAGCTATGGGACCTTGATCAATGGCTTGTGTAAATTGGGAAAAACAACCAAAGCCTTACAAGTGTTGAGAAAGATTGATGGGAAATTGGTTAACACTAATGTTGTAATGTATAGCACAATCATTGATAGTTTGTGTAAAGAGAAATTGGTGACTGAGGCTTATGAGTTATATTCTCAAATGATTGTAAAGAAAGTTTCTCCTGATGTTGTTACTTTGAGCTCTCTAATATATGGATTTTGCATTGTTGGTCAACTGAAAGAAGCATTTTGTTTGTTCCATGAAATGCTATTGACAAACATCCACCCAGAtgtttatacttttaatatattGGTTGATGCTCTTTGTAAGGAAGGAAAGATCAAAGAAGCTAAAAATGTGATAGCTGTGATGATGAAAGAAGGCGTGGAACCTGATGCTGTTACATATAATACATTAATGGATGGTTATTGCCTAGCTAATGAAGTGAATAAGGCAAAGAATGTATTCAACGTCATAGGAAAAAGGAGAATGACACCTAATGTTTGCAGCTACAATATCATTATTAATGGTTTATGTAAGATTAAAATGGTTGATGAAGCCTTAAATCTCTTTAATGACATGTGTTGCAGAGGAATTGCTCCTGATAAGGTAACTTACAGTTCTCTTATTGATGCTTTGTGCAAATCAGGGAGAATCTCTCATGCATGGGAGCTTCTTGATCAGATGCATGATAGAGGTCAACCTGCCGATGTGATCACTTACAATTCCTTCTTACACGCTTTATGTAAAAACCATCAAGTTGACAAGGCAATTGCATTGGTCAAGAAAATTAAAGATCAGGGCATTCAACCCAATATTAACACATACAATATACTTATCGATGGACTATGCAAAGAAGGAAGACTTGAGAATGCACAAGTGATTTTTCAGGATCTTTTGATTAAAGGCTATAAGGTAACACTCTGGACATATACTATTATGATCAATGGTCTTTGTTTAGAGGGCTTATTTGATGAAGCTGTGACCCTGCTGTCAAAAATGGAAGACAATGGTTGCATTCCAGATGCTGTAACTTATGAAACAATTATCCGTGCTCTCTTTAAAAATGATGAGAATGATAAGGCAGAGAAAATTCTACGTGAAATGATTGCTCGCGGTCTACTTTAAGAGAAATGTAGCTATGTTCATTTTGTGATGAGAATGGTGTAGTTTTAGTTGAAAATCATGTcacattattttcattttgttattaTAATGATCGAAATGGTtgattgttttgattattgacttagttatattttatttccaatgtgcagtcaattttcttcatattgttgtatgatttttttcattcattggTCATTCTGAAGTCCTGAGTTTTAAATGGTTCATGCAGTTGACCCCATTTAGATGGAAgaaacatttgttttttttattgcatttttcttACATTGTTTCCACATCAAGGGAAAATGTAAGTATTCAACCTTGTGTTTGTACCATCTAATTTTTCCATAAGGCGACAATTGTTGATATATTCTTTGAAGTTATTGTTGGCCAAATAATTGGAGCTTTTTGAAGGGCTGGAAATCATTTCAGGTATGTGTGTTCTATTGATAACCTTGAATATACTTTTACGGAAGAATGAAGAATACATATATAAGGAATTAGTTCATTTAGACAAATCATTTTTGGACAACATCCATAGCATACTTGTTTTGGATGAAGTAAGTAGAGAACATTGATGCACACTGCTTCTTGCTTACTAACATGGCTAGAGTATTAAGAATTTAAAGATTATGCAGGAAATGAAGGGTGGATTTCTGTTCAGGAATGGTAAGCAAAGGTTAAGTGTGTTAGTTGCTGCTGGCCTACTATTATGCATTGAATGGATTGATGTCAAAAGGAATGTTGAAATGCATAATTTTTCGAGGGATGTGTTCTTTATAAGGTGTTGTCTTCTCTGTTTCAATGTATAAGTCCTTAGCTTGAAGTGggatgttttggttttggtcatgGGATGttaatttttgacattttagaAATTCTTGGTAGCTGCGAATTTTCATTAATTTCGGTCACTGAGAGAGATATGTACGCACTTCATAAAGTGGTCTCTTGTTATTGATGAGGCGTGTTTCTGCTGTTGGTATTGAATAGAAGGATACAATGTCTTATTTCAGTACTATCTTGAATTTGTATAGGGTATGCACATCAACTGCTCCCTGTTAAGCACATCAATTGGCAAGAGACCTGCATTGTTATATACAgaggccggggttcgaactccggacactccacttatttaccttgaaaaaggtgaattctagccaccaGACTACAtgtatgaaaggaaaaaaaagaattggagGGCGAAATTGAATAATTatagttttcttatttttgaaattttcaagtgaaaatcatgtattttgtcaacaaaaagaaaatgttgaatcACATTTGATTATAAGTTAAGTTTTTGAATCATAAAGCCAATCATATGCATAGTTCAAATGAtctaaatgaaagaaaaagagaaagtgtCAAAACTACCTCATAGTGGAGTGGGTGTGTAAGAATACATTTATTGGATCAAgactaaaaagtcttttaagatGATCATTCAAACCCTAACCTTATCCCAAATTACAAAAAGGATGATATTATATtcaaggcttaaatgctcttttggtcccttaactatttaattggtatcgctttggtcccttaactaaaaaaaagattgtttgaggattttaattttttttttagtctcgttttggtcccttctgttaggtttccgttagttttaacaacaaaacgttaagtgtggtattcaatcaagactttgtAAAACTTAACGTTTGATCccttttggtcccttctgttaggttccCTTCTGTTTTGGTCCCAACCTCACCCTTctatgggattttaaaagactttttaattatgaaaaagtcttgtggtattcaatcaagactttttggaatttaaaaaaagtctagtggtattcaatcaagactctttgtcattttaaaaaagtcttgaggtattcaatcaagacttttcatcatttaaaaaaagtcttgtggtattcaaagtcattcaaatttcgaaggattgtttaataaattggattttgatggattttgtgggattttgtagtgtaattttaacaagaaaaagtctttcatgaaaagatgagatttcttgagattgtttttattttaaaagttactatctttttcttctcatctctctctctctctctctctcccccctcCCCCTCCCTATTCTCTCttcgtctctctctctctctctctctctctctctctctctctctctctctctctctctctctctctctctctctctctctctctctctctctctctctctctctctctctctctctctctctcacatcTTGGGGGGGGGGGTAAACCAAGGAATATTCATATTACAAGTGGGAatctacaagttttttttttttttttttttcatattatatttcctttttttgaaggatcatgttattttttttgggttaactgtgtttttcacccctgtaatatatttcatttccggttttcacccctataaaattttcggtttgatttgcaccctcgtaaaatttttatttttcggaaaacacccttaataggccattcaaaaaccaaaattttttgaaaaaaattccaaaaatggcctattaggggtgttttacggaaattaaaagttttacgagggtgcaaatcaaaccgaatattttataggggcgaaaatcAGAAATGACATACATATATTAcgggggtgaaaaacactattaaccttttttttttttgagcaatgaaGGATCATGTTTATTCATACAAgtttatagaaataaatttaagctaaagtgcactttttcccccctaactttcaaaaatttgcaatttttgcTCCCTAAGTACCAAAACCACAATTTAgcccccctaagatttagccccatTGCAACTTTGGTCCTTTTGACCTAGTTAACGCTGATttggcatgccacatgtgtattttttaaaagccacataatcatttattaaattaaaaaaatgaaaaaagaaattgaaaaataaaaaaaaatcattattttttttaaaaaaataatagaaaaggaaaatgaaaaaagaaacatgattcatgaaaagaagaaagagtcgtggagaaagaaaaggaaagaaatagaaaaggaaaagaaaaaagagaaaaaaaaaatgtgattcatggaaagatgagaaataaataatcatggaaAAATTCAGAACTCCATAGATtgaaaagataacaaaaaacaaGATGAATCATGGAAAACAAGATGCAATAACCTAGCCTCAAAATTCAATCCAATCCAATTCAATCCTTCTtgaattttcaatctttttgttcttctttttgaaTCGATtcgatatgaaaattaaaaccaaTTAGAGAATTGGTTTCAAGATTTCAAGCAAGGGATGAAAACCATAAATCGAACAGGGTCAAAGAAGCTTGGAGAATCGCTCCTCTTGCGACACCGGCATCGACGTTGTAAAGAAGCTTGGAGAATCGTTGCTTTCTGATCTGTTATGGGGTGTTTGTTTTTTATGCTTTAATTTCGATGGTGAATGTTATTGAGATAAGATTGTGGATGTTGACTTGTGGGAGTAAATCTGCAGCTATGTTACGTTGTTGCTGTTATGGCTATTCTTGTTTCTTCTGTTGTTGTGGTTTATATTTCAACTGCTATTTATGCCTTTACACACTAGATTTGGAATTGaaatcatttttgattgttatgttttttgatgaattgaaaTCATGTTTGATTGTTATGTTTTTTGATATATGAAATGGATTGAATTGGATTTAGGAAAGAAGAAATTCTGggtgtttttttaagaagaaattcaTGTGTCATTATTTTTCATGGAAAGAATTATGGAAAGAAGAATAATCGtttattccttttttattttccttttctattatttttttttaaattctgattttttttattttatttttcaatttcttttttcattttttttaatttaataaatgattatgtgacttttaaaataaaataaaattaaaaaatacacatgtgcCATGCCAAATCAGCGTTGACTAGGTCAAAAGTGGTCAAAAGGACCAAAGTTGCAatggggctaaatcttaggggggctaaattgtggttttggtacttagggggccaaaattgcatgtttttgaaagttaggggggaaaagtgcactttaacctttattttttattgagaaacttttgataACATTCTATACATGCATGAGACaaattattcaaataatttaGCAGACTAATTAAATGCAAAGACTAAAATCTAATGttaaacactttttttacaaagactaaagatgaaatattgaaattttatagggattaaaacgTTTTTAACTCTACCATAAACTATATTAttgtattataattttgttcaaaatttaatCTTAGAGATATTCTACATATATGCTACTAATTAGCATAATAGTGAAAACAATTGGACTATTACTTTTCCACCCTGTCTGTTTCTCGTGCGCCCTGCATACAAACCAAAAATACCCATGGTTTGGATTATGTAATCTGAACAAGATTGCTAGCGTTTTTTCGGAAAACGAAATCCGGACACTTTTGAAATGTGATTTTTAGTGTTTTCTATGATGTCAAAGGTCTCTCTTGAACATTATATAACCCGCGCATAAGCTGCAAAACAATTTCAAGGGTtatatgaacggtcaacaagGACCATGATACCACAAACATTCCTAAAAAACTAATTCTTTTTAAGAgaagaggtgaagtgaagaatgaaggagATTGTTGAATATGCAaacctatttatagcctaaaacaagtcctagGTCTTAAGTATAGTAAATAAAAACGTGTTTGTGGTGCTAACTGTCCAAAAAGCATTAAAGGCTCCACTAACCGGCCAAACCTCTGGTGAAACGCATTGTCCAAAAATAACTGAGGTTgtccagattatataatccaaaatgacaaaaacatTCCAAATTATATAATACAAACAGCACCAGATGTGtttttggagtattttcatGGAATATGACAtagaaaataagtaaaataaatgcatcaaaaaaacaagtaaccatcttaaaataacataaacaacataatattaATGGAGGATGGTGTTCAAAGAGGTGCTTTTGACCTTGATTCAGATGGCCTATCAACTGACATATTAATGTCGGAAGGCCAATTGGATCGAGCTCATAAAAACCTTTTCGGATTTAGATCTGAAACATAACGATGAATGACAAGGTGTTTCAAGAAGGTTGTTTTGAGATAGATCTTGTTGCATTGCCAACTGAGATATTTCTATCGCTAAGACAACAAGATCTAGCTCATAGCAAACCTCTTGACATTCAAATATAGAGCAACATTTTTGATAGCATGCTGAAGATCTACataatgttgtcaaatagagaGCTATCTATTTGCGACAACATTAGGTTGCTCCTTATCACAATGACAAAAAATTTCATGGTTTCCGGCAGCAAGatatatctatttttaaaaGCATGTTGAAGATCTTCATTCTGTCGTTAAATAGATAGCTATCTACTTCAAATAGCATAAAGATCCTCAACACTATGACAAAAATTTCCATGGattctttggtgtgtttgtgtcTTTTTGCTGGAAATTAAGATGAAAATCGGAAAGACTTATTGTTATCTCAATTTTGGGGTATcaaatcattaattaggcttgaacctttcaatctttgatattctctattttttcttgggaagggtgaaattgagaaaaaacccttagaaattctaagttcgggggtcgttttcgttacgggaaggtgttaggcacccgtaacgactatagtattctataggaaccgctttcctagctttatgtctacgctttacttttatgcttatttattgaaaaagagagtttatttaggttaagcatggagggaggaaatgttttgagattttattttattggacttggagaggttttgacctcttgcctacatacccttttaagggatcaaaattcaatGTAGTTCTCTATCAAAagtatttttggtgtgtttcaattgattttagtttttgaaaatggttttgaagagaaagaggccgtaaaggcatgagaggaaaagatagtgaattgttggttcaattattaacgaaaaaatgtctaagtagaaattaagattcatttgaattttgattaagaaaataaaggaaaatacaatggagttttgactccaaggtttattaggaaagatttgagttatggagttatttccggaaaaatgatattttttctaagtattacgcttcctaaacatacatctaagcggtaaacatacaacgtgtgtgcgtgtcggtgcttgtgtcggtgtacatcattatagagagtccattgtcctttacattgccctagtttacatgctatggtcttgcaagaaattaaaaggaaattaaactacctaaaattacaagtccatttgacatagaaattgaaaagataaaatgcCTAAACTACAAAAATGAAGATAAAGTGATAAGGTGCTCATGAaatggatgaaacatgaaatggAATGGTTAGTAGTATAAGgcataaaatggtaagaaaaaaagtaagcaattgaatatgagataaaacggcaaaatgacgacaataaccaaaatataaaaggaaacacattacttgaaacacaagaaactaaaaaatcacatctaaaacagtaaaacaaacacatgatcagaggcatattcatcacaaaatTGTATATCAATCACTCAtatcatatatcaaaatattatgaacaaaaatgtGGCAAAAATTCCCAAGAAtcaacttaaaaagaaaaaaactaatcaagaactaacacacacattttatcaatttcttaacatgcaaaaatatcacaaaaatatcaaaaatgtaccaagaaacacatagaaaatttttaggaattttatgaaaaaaataaagcaagcaGGAGGTTCATATAGCAAGAAACAGGGGTGTGCatagcaagaaaatagcaaaagacaaagaaaaccaaaaggaaaaagcccaagcccaagcctAAAAGGTCCGGACGCACGggaaccacaggattgatcccctggatcaaaccctagatccaacggccaggaatgaaggaTGGTGAACCAAAGCTGGACCGGTCCAGTTCAGTTGCTTATAAAATGGGGAGGGACCGGTCGAACTTCATTTTTCActtccctctctctctcctcactaattctagtgagagaagctctcacttctctcttctccctccctCGCCGGTTTCTGAGAAAGGCGGCCGGAGAGGATGAAGatctggccggaaccttcaaggtccgccggaatcttcatcttctccggcgagatctgCAGATTCCGACGTTCAAAAATTCCAGAATTCAACCAAAACTACTTCAATCCACTCGCCTTCTACCCCTTAGTATGAATCCACCACTGAAATTTGCAGGCAAGGCTtaaatcaacgtagatctggaAAAAAAACCTTACGGTTTTTCGAagaaaattttaggtttttatttttttgaatgaaactgTTTAGGAATTCcaagatctacgttgatttgtatgtgttgatgtgttttgaaagaaaaggaagaaaaagaaattttgagtATGTTACCTCTGGTTTCAATCGGAGATTTCGAGCAAgattcttcggaaacacttgattcTCGTTctgtttgatgatttgatgcccggaaccgaaaataaattggtgattctttcaatgatttgatttcttcttctttaccgGTTcagattcttcatcttttttctttcttcttctcaaaaaaagctctgtgatcgtgcttgagtttgtcaccacttggtgatgaattcgcacttgaattgcagagaaaaaacgattcaatgatgaagattcaccatGAATCTCGGAGAATTGATGCAATTTCTGATGAAATTTGGTTCTGGAAagttagggtttgtgaattgttcttggtgatttttctgttttgatcctaactgacaagagagagaagatccttctctgtttgtgatgtggcacaTAATGAATGGATCtctgacactgtgcactatttataagctgccaagTGTGCCTTTGGACcagtgaaatggtgacacctgtgcttgtatggctcggccttggacttgttgtaacctagggacctttctgcaaaaaagtaaaattgaggactaaactgcaattaataataatggactaaaaatgcaattttaaaaagttttggactaaagtgcaattctggaaacttgTTTGAGGGACcggaatgcaattaaaaataaaattgaattaaaattggtaaattggaaaaaaagtaaagtgaaacctaaaataaaaccaacaaaaggactaaaatgaaccaattacaaaatgaggtattttaaaatacctctctgtcgaaattttgatgggaaaagaccaaaatgcccctagggactaaactgactcaaactgactcagatgcaatttttgaaatggtttttaaacaaagactcaacaatgatttttaaaacaagttgaaaagactcagagacaaacaaGAGACTAAattgggttccactgcaggaaatgaccaaaatacccttcttgtatgatttttgcaaatatttgaattaaaatgcaagaaaacaaagcaatgattcagagagttttcaaatgacttgtaacacAAGTAAGgacactttggatggttttatgcaagaaaatcacagacaaaattacaattgaaaatactttgagacagagacagtaaaagatgcagatgaaacaaagtaaaggttcagagtaaaacaacagtaaattgacaattatcagtagtagaaaataaatttgaatgagtatttttaggtccaaaatcagggtataacagctgcccctatttaagtttctttgtccggagggtcaagagacggagtctttggcttgacgggacgaagacacttaaatatcaacatttgcactgttttttggacgtaaaaatacgcttgcacattttcaaatatcatgaatgccatgcaacattttgattatgaatgcaagacaaacgagagttggaactaacaaaagatgtcgtctCCATTGCGGGACTAGTAGACATtggcaagataacagataacagggtagacaggaaactagaagcaaattgacgggtacaagctgttcttggattgaaCTGGAcacttgaccggggataaaGGCAAacagacaggtgcgagttgttcttggatctgaactggtcactcgactggggacatggaaaagtagacaggtacgagttgttcttggattcgaactggtcactcgaccgaaaacaaaggcaaatagacaggtgcgagcttgttcttggatgcgaactggttactccaccggaaaCAAAGGCAaacagacaggtgcaagctgctcttggatttgaactagccacttgaccgaacataaacaaatagacaggtacaagctgttcttggacttgaactagccacttgaccgaacagaaacaaattcactggggattagttttttgacaaaacatagattgaaattgacttgacgtcgatttgatttgaaaggtagaaattgaccaatatcaTTGGCTCATAGGATTTTGACAGATAACCTGACataagtattgaattgagactgatgttgacattggaaatgcaacatgcatagatgatataacagttttatcaaatgtatgggcacgtagtatgcatgattatgcatgtatgaatgcttgtaatgcatgactgttggcaatttgtagacacagtttcacagagacagacaagacattggagtattgggcacgtagtggctcgtgctatatcaCACATTCTTGAAAATCATCTTTGGAGATATCGTCGTTGGGAGACgcatcggaaccatggctgagggcggGTAGAATAtacaacttgctggggatagaatctcggaagactccgctggggataatgccgtcatcgctgggcatttcagtgttgggtgtactgtggatgttgcatctgtggtcaatgctttttgcatgtcattttctcaatttttcattcattttttttatttttcattgcattccatttttgcctggatcgcccttttgggttttcgatccaccggggaaataaatttttcaatgccccatttttgcctgaactgccctttcgggttgtcaatccagcggggtgctcattcttgcctaagtcgccctttcgggttttcaacttagcgagcctattcattttcatgcattttcattctgttttttcattcttgccattgaccacagactatcctggggaagagcctgcttgtaatgtaacgccctctttgaattattagatttatttaattatttaattgagtctaaaatttattaagaagagtttaaaatatatttatttgattatgtcatttattaagtggcttatgttgttatttaatagattaatatttgaaaatagaaataagattgagttgagagtttgttatgagattttagagagttttgggggagaaagagaaataagataaaatagaaaaagggttataaataggagaaacctagtttagaaaaaacataacgtacgatca belongs to Medicago truncatula cultivar Jemalong A17 chromosome 6, MtrunA17r5.0-ANR, whole genome shotgun sequence and includes:
- the LOC120580925 gene encoding putative pentatricopeptide repeat-containing protein At1g12700, mitochondrial, yielding MSSCCARFRSSTNPISLFPFLRIRLYSHSSFNSNNLDNVVSSFNHMLHMNPTPSIIEFNKILGSLVKSNNNHYPTAISLFHQLEFHGITPDIVTFNILINCYCHLWEMDFAFSLFGKILKVGFQPNTITFNTLINGLCVNGKVKEALHFHDHVISLGFHLDQVSYGTLINGLCKLGKTTKALQVLRKIDGKLVNTNVVMYSTIIDSLCKEKLVTEAYELYSQMIVKKVSPDVVTLSSLIYGFCIVGQLKEAFCLFHEMLLTNIHPDVYTFNILVDALCKEGKIKEAKNVIAVMMKEGVEPDAVTYNTLMDGYCLANEVNKAKNVFNVIGKRRMTPNVCSYNIIINGLCKIKMVDEALNLFNDMCCRGIAPDKVTYSSLIDALCKSGRISHAWELLDQMHDRGQPADVITYNSFLHALCKNHQVDKAIALVKKIKDQGIQPNINTYNILIDGLCKEGRLENAQVIFQDLLIKGYKVTLWTYTIMINGLCLEGLFDEAVTLLSKMEDNGCIPDAVTYETIIRALFKNDENDKAEKILREMIARGLL